The following proteins are co-located in the Planococcus plakortidis genome:
- a CDS encoding NUDIX domain-containing protein yields the protein MENQTFVDWDGQIISLTWQPYEQLKASDLVTSVHGYCFFDGKLVLVQVNGRGFNVPGGHIEKGEIPEQALRREIYEEAYIEGDLAYIGAIKVDHSENERFMENGKYPKIGYQLFYRVDITKCFPFLRQHETTARIWVEPEEVPYVMNDHEIALLVLKEAVANKKMGSTIE from the coding sequence ATGGAAAATCAAACTTTTGTAGATTGGGACGGACAGATTATAAGCCTGACCTGGCAGCCCTATGAACAGCTCAAAGCAAGCGACCTCGTGACAAGTGTTCACGGCTACTGCTTTTTCGATGGAAAACTTGTGCTTGTTCAAGTAAATGGGCGAGGGTTTAATGTTCCCGGCGGCCACATAGAAAAAGGGGAGATTCCTGAACAGGCATTGCGCCGGGAAATATACGAAGAAGCATACATAGAGGGAGATCTCGCTTATATCGGTGCAATTAAAGTGGACCATTCGGAAAACGAGAGATTTATGGAAAATGGTAAATACCCAAAAATCGGATATCAACTTTTCTACCGAGTGGATATTACGAAATGTTTTCCGTTTTTGCGTCAACACGAGACCACCGCGCGCATTTGGGTAGAGCCGGAAGAAGTTCCATATGTGATGAATGACCATGAAATAGCGTTGTTAGTATTAAAAGAAGCGGTGGCGAACAAAAAAATGGGTTCAACTATTGAATAA
- a CDS encoding phosphotransferase family protein, with the protein MLNQVLKQFKLQAISINEVEDSFSSMVYKCTLQNGESVFVKIPYTRVKYERELSAYKILAGHVPIPQLLDHWAGDDKCPRAFLLSELKGKPLSATASPEIAYQIGAMQASMHQITPSNKTALGAIQNEFPNWHEFIAKQFYSFAEDVKEVLDEDLYMASLRKFEEMKGELPEPDGPSFVHMDFRPANIIVDEGQVSGMIDFESVRFGSTEIDFTKIHRDFLKADPVLLDSYEEGYNSIRPMIDLRAVLPFYRFIDAFNSIGWSQRRGLKKNFTFYEANLRILKEMLQ; encoded by the coding sequence ATGCTGAATCAGGTGTTAAAACAATTCAAGCTGCAAGCAATTTCCATTAACGAAGTCGAAGATTCTTTCAGTTCAATGGTTTACAAATGCACCCTGCAAAATGGCGAATCCGTCTTCGTGAAAATCCCGTATACCCGCGTAAAATACGAGCGCGAGCTGTCTGCTTATAAAATCCTCGCTGGGCATGTCCCGATTCCACAGCTGCTCGATCATTGGGCGGGTGACGATAAATGTCCGCGGGCTTTTCTGCTGTCCGAACTAAAAGGGAAGCCTTTGTCCGCAACAGCTTCTCCGGAAATTGCGTATCAAATCGGCGCCATGCAAGCATCTATGCATCAAATCACACCTTCTAACAAGACAGCACTCGGCGCTATACAAAACGAATTCCCCAATTGGCATGAATTTATCGCGAAACAGTTTTATAGCTTTGCGGAAGATGTAAAAGAAGTATTGGATGAAGATTTGTATATGGCCAGCTTGCGCAAGTTTGAGGAGATGAAAGGCGAGCTTCCAGAACCGGACGGGCCGAGTTTCGTCCATATGGATTTCCGCCCAGCTAATATCATTGTAGATGAAGGCCAGGTTTCCGGCATGATCGATTTTGAAAGTGTGCGCTTCGGGTCGACAGAAATTGATTTCACTAAAATTCACCGTGATTTTTTAAAAGCAGACCCTGTCTTGCTCGACTCTTATGAGGAGGGCTATAATAGCATCCGGCCGATGATCGATTTGCGAGCCGTCTTGCCTTTTTATCGTTTCATTGATGCTTTTAACAGCATCGGCTGGAGCCAAAGGCGGGGCCTAAAGAAGAATTTTACGTTCTATGAAGCCAATTTGCGGATATTGAAAGAGATGCTGCAGTAG
- a CDS encoding DUF948 domain-containing protein, producing the protein MDPIIWLYIALGIIVLGLIVAVVGVVMLLSGIKEPMKEMKGSADNLKGRMDKLMLETTHLQHTTNELKEDIQQKSEKVAVLVDGAKGTINSFVDMNSVVRSITSGISKKVEDDPANRFQVNQYSNNAAGLMRYLDKKKSQDQAYNPESTVRKEQIKTY; encoded by the coding sequence ATGGATCCGATTATCTGGCTTTACATAGCACTTGGAATCATTGTCCTTGGCCTGATTGTCGCCGTCGTCGGTGTCGTCATGCTGCTATCCGGCATCAAGGAGCCGATGAAAGAAATGAAAGGGTCGGCAGACAACTTGAAAGGCCGCATGGACAAACTGATGCTTGAGACGACTCATTTGCAGCACACGACAAATGAATTGAAAGAAGACATCCAGCAAAAATCCGAGAAAGTGGCCGTCTTGGTCGACGGGGCAAAAGGAACGATCAATTCATTCGTCGACATGAATTCGGTGGTCCGCAGCATTACGTCTGGCATTTCCAAAAAAGTCGAAGACGATCCCGCCAACCGTTTTCAAGTCAACCAGTACAGCAATAATGCAGCAGGCTTAATGAGATATCTGGACAAGAAAAAAAGCCAGGATCAAGCTTATAATCCAGAATCCACCGTCCGAAAAGAACAAATCAAAACGTATTAA
- a CDS encoding FAD-dependent oxidoreductase: MKIIVLAGGGHAHLHCLAQFAKKPREDVQLVLISPAPYQYYSGMFSGFTEGVYGLDDIRIDLNQLAKKIGVAFYQDTICSIDPKSRTLTGQQGVTYSYDAVSFDIGSQADIPEALKKYISPIKPNYHFPEQLLKFRESANPVIVGGGASGVELAFSTHAWRMPRQFSAALLFSSGALLSAHGAAASKKVEAIARKKALPFFTDITIEQIDEMSVTASNGDSYPQSGVLWLTSPKSSALFEHSGMPVDRAGFLAVKETLQSTRYPEVFGAGDCVSIDRYPDLAKNGVYAVRQGPVLWDNLLHFLDGEQLASFIPQKRYVAILSTGGGEALLTYGKWSMHGKSAWKLKQLIDRKFMKQYQDLYR; the protein is encoded by the coding sequence ATGAAAATTATCGTCTTGGCCGGCGGCGGCCACGCCCATTTACATTGCCTTGCCCAATTCGCAAAAAAGCCGCGGGAAGATGTGCAATTGGTGCTCATCTCGCCTGCTCCCTATCAATACTATTCAGGGATGTTCTCAGGCTTCACTGAAGGGGTTTACGGTTTGGATGACATTCGCATTGACTTGAATCAACTTGCCAAAAAAATCGGCGTAGCTTTTTATCAAGACACCATCTGTTCCATCGATCCAAAATCCCGCACACTAACAGGTCAGCAAGGCGTGACTTATTCTTATGATGCAGTGTCTTTCGACATCGGGTCACAGGCCGATATCCCCGAAGCGCTAAAAAAATACATCTCGCCAATCAAGCCCAACTACCATTTCCCGGAACAATTGCTGAAGTTCCGGGAATCCGCCAATCCGGTCATTGTGGGAGGCGGCGCATCGGGCGTGGAGTTGGCCTTTTCTACTCACGCCTGGCGCATGCCGCGCCAATTTTCTGCTGCTTTATTGTTCAGTTCCGGCGCGTTGCTGTCGGCTCACGGAGCGGCCGCTTCCAAAAAAGTGGAGGCAATCGCCCGTAAAAAAGCGCTGCCTTTTTTTACGGATATAACAATAGAACAGATTGATGAAATGTCCGTTACCGCGAGCAATGGCGACTCCTACCCCCAATCAGGCGTCCTTTGGCTGACTAGCCCGAAAAGCTCGGCGCTATTCGAGCACTCTGGTATGCCAGTAGACCGCGCCGGGTTTCTCGCTGTCAAAGAGACGCTGCAATCGACACGTTACCCGGAAGTTTTCGGAGCAGGCGACTGCGTCTCGATCGACCGCTATCCAGATCTTGCGAAAAACGGCGTCTATGCAGTCCGCCAAGGCCCTGTGCTATGGGACAACCTATTGCATTTTCTCGATGGAGAGCAATTGGCTTCCTTCATTCCGCAAAAACGTTATGTTGCGATTCTCTCCACAGGCGGCGGTGAAGCTTTATTGACTTACGGCAAATGGAGCATGCATGGCAAATCGGCCTGGAAACTCAAGCAATTGATTGATAGGAAATTCATGAAGCAATACCAGGATCTCTATCGATGA
- a CDS encoding dihydroorotate dehydrogenase — protein sequence MPDWTYHTMFEPALSRLPAKDGREFIHKGMHRIASIPGGSKLIEYLGHTAPAKQLETEIFGLKIANPVGLSGKIDPLLSGTKAFSHLGMGFIEVGPVSWEPVEAGSPSFSDSKDHLVFPYHLESPGLKRTIDKLEKLKPFSKPIFIRIEKSGSLEQTCSLLNKLSAYGEAFIIEEPFSEEQRKSLKEAINGKPILCAYSVRRIDAAILELAVTESYIDGIVIDELGIDTGEGIEYPIEQAGLLAEQVSAIRQHSKVPVIVSGGIVEPKDALALYGAGVDLMMLSSGYVRTGPGLPKRINEGLLDQRTASPPVYDGWIWHWLFGLFMFLGGAAAMLVSMTLVLMPYDEAFLNLSREELMAINPNIYRFMQHDRMTVAGTMVSGGILYMQLARHGVRHGLQWAKRAIHFAGVLGFLGILLFIGFGYFDWLHGILWLILLPFFWKGYQASKNHSGHSSSRNRTNHQAWKQSLWGQLAFVSLGFALAAAGLVISTIGVNGVFVQTDIAYICMSPEQIASINERLIPVIAHDRAGLGSALISVGLLVLMLALWGFQEGQRWVWYTFLFGGLPAFGAAIIIHYVIGYTSFIHILPAYVALLLFASGLIMSRKFFFYRL from the coding sequence TTGCCGGATTGGACTTATCATACGATGTTTGAACCGGCACTTTCCCGCTTGCCGGCAAAAGACGGGAGAGAATTTATCCATAAGGGCATGCACAGAATTGCCTCAATTCCTGGCGGCAGCAAGTTGATTGAATATTTGGGGCACACGGCTCCAGCCAAGCAGCTGGAAACGGAGATTTTTGGGTTAAAGATCGCCAACCCCGTCGGCTTAAGCGGAAAAATCGACCCTTTGCTTTCCGGAACCAAGGCATTCAGCCATTTGGGAATGGGCTTTATCGAGGTCGGTCCGGTGTCGTGGGAACCAGTGGAAGCGGGTTCGCCATCATTCAGCGACTCAAAAGATCATTTGGTTTTTCCATACCATCTAGAATCACCGGGCCTCAAGCGAACGATCGATAAGCTCGAGAAGCTGAAACCGTTCAGTAAGCCGATTTTCATCCGGATAGAAAAAAGCGGTTCTTTGGAACAAACGTGTTCTTTATTGAACAAGCTGTCCGCGTATGGAGAAGCGTTTATCATTGAAGAGCCGTTCAGCGAGGAACAGCGGAAGTCTTTAAAAGAAGCGATTAACGGCAAGCCGATATTATGCGCTTATTCCGTGCGTAGAATCGATGCGGCTATTTTGGAGTTGGCGGTTACTGAGTCATACATAGATGGAATCGTCATCGATGAACTGGGAATAGACACGGGCGAAGGCATTGAATATCCGATCGAACAAGCTGGACTGCTGGCTGAACAAGTATCCGCCATCCGACAGCACAGCAAAGTGCCGGTCATCGTCTCGGGCGGTATCGTTGAGCCGAAAGATGCGCTGGCTTTATACGGGGCTGGAGTGGATTTAATGATGCTCTCTAGCGGGTATGTCAGGACCGGACCCGGATTGCCGAAACGCATCAATGAAGGCTTGCTCGACCAACGAACAGCTTCGCCTCCAGTGTACGATGGCTGGATTTGGCATTGGCTATTCGGATTGTTCATGTTCCTTGGCGGGGCCGCGGCCATGCTTGTCAGCATGACCCTCGTCCTCATGCCTTATGACGAGGCATTTTTGAACTTATCGCGAGAAGAACTTATGGCGATCAATCCGAATATTTACCGTTTCATGCAGCATGACCGAATGACCGTTGCCGGGACCATGGTGTCGGGCGGCATTCTCTATATGCAATTGGCGAGGCACGGGGTCCGTCACGGCCTGCAATGGGCGAAACGCGCCATACACTTTGCAGGCGTATTGGGATTCCTCGGCATTTTACTGTTCATCGGATTCGGTTATTTCGATTGGCTCCACGGCATTCTTTGGCTCATTCTATTGCCGTTTTTTTGGAAAGGCTACCAGGCATCGAAAAATCATAGCGGACATTCGTCTTCGCGCAACCGCACGAACCACCAAGCCTGGAAACAAAGCTTGTGGGGACAGCTGGCGTTTGTCTCACTCGGATTTGCGCTCGCAGCAGCCGGGCTTGTCATTTCGACGATCGGCGTGAACGGCGTATTCGTCCAAACCGACATCGCCTATATCTGCATGAGCCCTGAACAAATTGCTTCCATAAACGAACGGCTCATCCCTGTAATTGCACATGACCGTGCGGGGCTTGGCAGTGCCTTGATCAGTGTCGGATTGCTCGTGTTGATGCTCGCGCTTTGGGGATTCCAGGAAGGGCAGCGGTGGGTCTGGTACACGTTTCTGTTTGGCGGCCTGCCGGCGTTCGGTGCAGCCATCATCATTCATTACGTCATCGGCTATACGAGCTTTATCCATATCTTGCCAGCGTACGTGGCTTTATTGCTATTCGCAAGTGGGTTGATAATGTCCCGCAAGTTCTTTTTTTACCGATTATAA
- a CDS encoding CDP-alcohol phosphatidyltransferase family protein, with the protein MLDTYARKHVQPAVDKTADYLLKKGWTADGVTKTAFAIGLSSGVFIYLDQPALALIALWLSGFLDVVDGTMARKTKPSPWGTLLDISFDRLVEISVILGLAFRFPDSMWALLLLSASIIVAMTVFLTVGALSEKQGMKSFYYQAGLAERTEGFILFSLMILLTDYLTATTLLFIAVQIFTIFQRMAEAKRILS; encoded by the coding sequence ATGCTTGATACATATGCTAGAAAACATGTACAACCAGCAGTCGATAAAACTGCCGATTATCTATTGAAAAAAGGCTGGACGGCTGACGGTGTGACCAAGACGGCATTTGCCATCGGCTTGTCGTCAGGTGTCTTCATCTACCTGGATCAGCCTGCCTTGGCGCTTATCGCGCTTTGGCTATCCGGTTTTTTGGATGTGGTCGACGGGACAATGGCGAGAAAAACAAAACCGTCCCCATGGGGAACGCTCCTCGACATCAGTTTTGACCGGCTGGTGGAAATCAGCGTCATCTTAGGCCTTGCTTTCCGTTTTCCGGATTCGATGTGGGCTTTATTGTTACTGAGCGCATCGATTATCGTCGCCATGACCGTCTTCTTGACCGTCGGGGCACTGTCCGAAAAGCAAGGCATGAAATCATTCTATTATCAAGCCGGTCTTGCAGAACGGACAGAAGGGTTTATCTTATTTAGTTTGATGATCCTCTTGACAGATTATTTGACTGCGACCACCCTATTGTTTATCGCCGTCCAGATTTTCACCATTTTTCAGCGCATGGCCGAAGCCAAACGGATTTTGTCGTAA
- a CDS encoding vWA domain-containing protein, with amino-acid sequence MIMKTNKLFILSATLLWLAGCSAADDNAQQKEETAADSPSATEESAVEINEVDTSSLQFSTVEERLQLDLANAPYSGEQYEKDAVLEQMADQTEKQSAEAVYLEMLALAGEDYREFEEFISNVDTSFESASAQPGEVNGQGSPEQQVNIAVLFDSSGSMAADVGGIPKIQSAKEAVDSFVSGLPNSANVSLTVYGHKGTDKAADKEQSCEAIEEVYELGEFDEEQFTAALDSFSPAGWTPLASALASAQNHFDDQSGESENLIYVVSDGMETCNGNPVKQAEQLNQSGAKAIVNIIGFDVENDGQKQLKDVADAGDGTYSTVRNDQELKAFFEKETTRIINEWYQWESENLNKVYKSETERINELYDQETEFINATYDEETRFKELSYELEEAAEIDGAAVRKLISATAIDMRQFARETSNDLRKELRSGGNDHREETRDKAKEEREELRENGD; translated from the coding sequence ATGATCATGAAAACGAACAAATTATTCATTCTCTCCGCAACGCTTCTCTGGTTGGCTGGCTGCTCTGCAGCAGATGACAATGCACAGCAAAAAGAAGAAACGGCCGCCGACTCCCCTTCTGCTACGGAAGAATCGGCTGTAGAAATCAATGAAGTCGATACATCTTCGCTTCAATTTTCAACGGTTGAAGAGCGATTGCAGCTGGATTTGGCAAATGCGCCGTATAGCGGTGAACAGTATGAGAAAGACGCCGTGTTGGAACAAATGGCAGATCAGACTGAAAAGCAATCGGCAGAAGCTGTTTATTTGGAAATGCTGGCACTGGCCGGCGAAGATTACCGGGAATTTGAGGAATTTATCTCCAATGTCGATACGTCTTTTGAATCGGCAAGCGCACAGCCGGGCGAAGTGAATGGACAAGGATCGCCTGAACAACAAGTTAATATCGCTGTTCTTTTTGACTCCAGCGGCAGCATGGCAGCTGATGTCGGCGGCATCCCTAAAATTCAATCCGCAAAAGAGGCAGTCGATTCTTTCGTTAGTGGACTGCCTAACTCGGCAAACGTCTCCCTCACGGTATATGGCCATAAAGGGACAGATAAAGCCGCAGATAAAGAACAGTCCTGCGAAGCGATTGAAGAAGTGTACGAATTGGGCGAATTCGATGAAGAGCAGTTCACCGCTGCGCTCGATTCGTTCTCACCTGCGGGTTGGACTCCCCTTGCCTCTGCCTTGGCATCCGCACAGAATCATTTCGATGACCAGAGCGGGGAGTCTGAAAACCTGATCTATGTGGTGAGCGATGGCATGGAGACGTGCAATGGCAACCCGGTGAAACAGGCGGAGCAATTGAACCAGTCCGGCGCAAAAGCGATAGTCAACATCATCGGTTTCGACGTAGAAAATGATGGGCAGAAACAATTGAAAGATGTAGCTGATGCTGGCGACGGCACTTATTCTACCGTGCGCAATGACCAGGAGCTAAAAGCATTTTTTGAGAAGGAAACGACGAGAATCATTAACGAATGGTACCAATGGGAATCCGAGAATCTAAATAAAGTGTACAAGTCCGAAACCGAACGGATCAACGAATTATACGACCAGGAGACCGAATTCATCAATGCGACATATGACGAAGAAACCCGATTCAAGGAACTGAGTTATGAATTAGAAGAAGCTGCCGAAATCGACGGGGCGGCAGTCCGCAAGCTGATTAGCGCGACCGCGATCGATATGAGGCAATTTGCGCGAGAAACTTCCAATGATTTGCGCAAAGAACTTCGCAGCGGCGGCAACGATCATAGAGAAGAAACGCGCGATAAAGCGAAAGAGGAACGTGAAGAGTTGCGGGAAAACGGAGACTGA
- a CDS encoding DUF2294 domain-containing protein produces the protein MHDARPVQSEVSGYISNLLRQHFGKGPASVYVTMKRPYITIHFRGFVSPMEKILLDQEEGKRVLETRNFMFNALKPEILNELWAITQLEFTELYADWNLTLKSGMFIGVMGEEDIKDPLEWPEEADRDIFHKQVERVNEEAARIPDTIETMWMSNRTLLLKRSGVLVGIEKALIEEGFIEILKLTKRPLEQKLLKAAPLNHSLQREIDEIFMDWNFSQDVGYIAFILSAEPRL, from the coding sequence ATGCATGATGCAAGACCTGTTCAATCAGAAGTTTCGGGGTATATTTCAAATCTGCTGCGCCAACATTTTGGCAAAGGCCCGGCTTCTGTTTACGTCACAATGAAAAGGCCTTATATTACGATTCATTTCCGTGGATTTGTCAGCCCCATGGAAAAAATCCTGCTCGATCAAGAAGAAGGCAAACGAGTATTGGAAACACGCAATTTCATGTTCAATGCCTTGAAACCAGAAATTTTAAATGAGCTCTGGGCCATTACCCAGCTGGAATTCACCGAACTATACGCTGACTGGAACTTGACCTTAAAAAGCGGCATGTTCATTGGCGTAATGGGTGAAGAAGACATTAAAGATCCACTAGAATGGCCGGAAGAGGCAGACCGCGACATTTTCCATAAACAAGTGGAACGGGTCAACGAAGAAGCTGCGCGCATCCCGGATACGATCGAAACCATGTGGATGAGCAATCGAACTTTGCTGTTAAAGCGCAGCGGCGTTTTGGTGGGCATCGAAAAAGCATTAATTGAGGAAGGGTTTATTGAAATCCTGAAATTGACGAAACGCCCTTTGGAACAAAAACTTCTGAAAGCCGCTCCGTTGAACCATTCCTTGCAGAGGGAGATTGATGAAATTTTCATGGATTGGAACTTTAGCCAAGACGTCGGATATATTGCGTTCATCCTTTCCGCTGAACCCCGGCTCTAA